A section of the Pan paniscus chromosome 11, NHGRI_mPanPan1-v2.0_pri, whole genome shotgun sequence genome encodes:
- the PALM2AKAP2 gene encoding PALM2-AKAP2 fusion protein isoform X6, whose protein sequence is MEIEVSVAECKSVPGITSTPHPMDHPSAFYSPPHNGLLTDHHESLDNDVAREIRYLDEVLEANCCDSAVDGTYNGTSSPEPGAVVLVGGLSPPVHEATQPEPTERTASRQAPPHIELSNSSPDPMAEAERTNGHSPSQPRDALGDSLQAPVSPSSTTSSRCSSRDGEFTLTTLKKEAKFELRAFHEDKKPSKLFEDDEHEKEQYCIRKVRPSEEMLELEKERRELIRSQAVKKNPGIAAKWWNPPQEKTIEEQLDEEHLESHKKYKERKERRAQQEQLLLQQQLQQQQQQQPPSQLCTAPASSHERASMIDKAKEDIVTEQIDFSAARKQFQLMENSRQAVAKGQSTPRLFSIKPFYRPLGSVNSDKPLTNPRPTSVGGPPEDSGASAAKGQKSPSALETPSAAGSQGNTAPQGKEGPYSEPSKRGPLSKLWAEDGEFTSARAVLTVVKDDDHGILDQFSRSVNVSLTQEELDSGLDELSVRSQDTTVLETLSNDFSMDNISDSGASNETTNALQENSLADFSLPQTPQTDNPSEGRGEGVSKSFSDHGFYSPSSTLGDSPSVDDPLEYQAGLLVQNAIQQAIAEQVDKAVSKTSRDGAEQQGPEATVEEAEAGAFGSEKPQSMFEPPQVSSPVQEKRDVLPKILPAEDRALRERGPPQPLPAVQPSGPINMEETRPEGSYFSKYSEAAELRSTASLLATQESDVMVGPFKLRSRKQRTLSMIEEEIRAAQEREEELKRQRQVLQSTQSPRTKNAPSLPSRTCYKTAPGKIEKVKPPPSPTTEGPSLQPDLVPEEAAGTQRPKNLMQTLMEDYETHKSKRRERMDDSSVLEATRVNRRKSALALRWEAGIYANQEEEDNE, encoded by the exons atggaaattgagGTGTCTGTTGCagaatgtaaaagtgttcctggaATCACCTCTACCCCACATCCCATGGACCACCCCTCCGCTTTCTATTCACCCCCCCATAATGGCCTCCTTACTGATCACCACGAATCCCTGGATAATGATGTCGCCAGAGAGATCCGCTATCTAGATGAGGTGCTAGAGGCCAACTGCTGTGATTCTGCTGTGGATGGAACGTACAATGGAACATCCTCCCCAgagcctggtgcagtggttctGGTGGGCGGCCTAAGCCCCCCTGTCCACGAGGCGACCCAACCAGAACCCACTGAAAGAACAGCTAGCCGGCAGGCACCTCCTCACATCGAGCTCAGTAATAGCAGCCCTGACCCCATGGCAGAGGCAGAAAGAACAAATGGCCATTCCCCCAGCCAGCCTAGAGATGCGCTGGGGGACAGCCTGCAGGCGCCTGTCAGCCCCAGCTCCACAACCAGCTCACGGTGTTCTTCCCGAGATGGAGAGTTCACTCTCACCACACTGAAAAAGGAGGCCAAGTTTGAGCTGCGTGCCTTCCATGAGGACAAGAAGCCCTCCAAGCTCTTTGAGGATGACGAGCATGAGAAAGAACAATACTGCATTAGAAAAGTGAGGCCTTCAGAAGAGATGCTGGAGctggaaaaggagaggagagaactcATCCGCAGCCAGGCCGTCAAGAAGAATCCTGGCATTGCAGCAAAATGGTGGAATCCCCCGCAGGAAAAAACCATCGAGGAGCAGCTGGACGAGGAACATCTGGAGTCGCACAAAAAGTACAAGGAGCGCAAGGAGAGAAGGGCACAGCAGGAACAGTTGCTGCTGCAGCAGCAgttacagcagcagcagcagcagcagcccccaTCGCAGCTCTGCACAGCCCCTGCCTCTTCTCATGAACGCGCAAGCATGATTGACAAAGCAAAGGAGGACATTGTCACAGAGCAGATAGATTTCTCTGCTGCTCGCAAACAATTTCAGCTGATGGAGAATTCCAGGCAAGCGGTGGCCAAGGGCCAGAGTACACCCAGGCTGTTCTCCATCAAGCCTTTCTACAGGCCTCTGGGGTCAGTCAACTCAGACAAGCCACTGACTAATCCGAGACCAACTTCTGTCGGGGGACCTCCAGAAGACAGTGGTGCCTCAGCCGCCAAGGGACAGAAATCCCCCAGTGCCCTGGAGACCCCATCGGCAGCAGgaagccagggcaacacagcccCTCAGGGGAAGGAAGGGCCCTACAGCGAGCCTTCTAAACGTGGGCCCTTATCTAAACTGTGGGCTGAGGATGGAGAGTTTACGAGCGCCCGGGCCGTCCTCACCGTGGTCAAGGATGATGACCATGGGATTTTGGATCAGTTCTCAAGATCTGTCAATGTCTCCTTGACCCAAGAGGAGCTTGACTCTGGTCTGGATGAATTGTCGGTGAGGTCTCAGGATACCACAGTCCTGGAGACCCTATCCAATGATTTCAGCATGGACAACATCAGTGACAGCGGGGCATCCAATGAGACAACCAATGCCCTCCAGGAAAATTCACTGGCTGATTTTTCTCTGCCCCAGACGCCACAAACTGACAACCCCTCAGAGGGCCGAGGAGAAGGCGTCTCCAAGTCATTTAGTGATCATGGTTTCTATTCCCCTTCCTCCACGCTGGGGGACTCTCCGTCGGTTGATGATCCCTTGGAGTATCAGGCTGGCCTCCTGGTGCAGAATGCCATTCAACAAGCCATAGCCGAGCAGGTGGATAAAGCTGTGTCCAAAACCAGCAGGGATGGAGCAGAGCAACAGGGACCTGAAGCGACTGTAGAGGAAGCTGAAGCTGGGGCGTTCGGCTCAGAAAAGCCTCAGAGCATGTTTGAGCCACCTCAGGTGTCTTCTCCTGTTCAAGAGAAAAGGGATGTATTACCAAAGATTCTGCCTGCTGAAGACAGGGCGCTCAGGGAAAGGGGGCCCCCCCAGCCACTGCCAGCTGTGCAGCCCAGTGGCCCGATTAACATGGAGGAGACCAGGCCCGAAGGAAGCTATTTCAGCAAGTACTCGGAGGCAGCTGAGCTGAGAagcacagcctccctcctggccacTCAAGAATCTGACGTGATGGTTGGGCCTTTCAAGCTGAGGTCCAGGAAACAGCGGACTTTGTCCATGATTGAGGAAGAGATCCGAGCAGCtcaggaaagggaagaggagcTGAAGAGGCAGAGACAAGTCTTGCAGAGTACACAGAGCCCCAGGACAAAGAATGCCCCATCGCTGCCCTCCAGAACATGCTACAAAACTGCCCCAG GGAAAATAGAGAAAGTCAAACCTCCTCCATCCCCCACCACTGAAGGCCCCAGCTTGCAGCCTGACTTAGTCCCTGAAGAGGCTGCCGGAACCCAGCGGCCCAAGAATCTGATGCAGACCCTCATGGAAGACTATGAGACACACAAATCTAAAAGGCGCGAGAGAATGGATGATAGTAGT